The Paenibacillus sp. FSL R7-0204 genome includes a region encoding these proteins:
- the corA gene encoding magnesium/cobalt transporter CorA, translated as MIRTLAVTHTGEILTDLLLQDIVLDDYAWIWADFAMPTEEETLKLDTYFHFHPLAIEDCMHVLQRPKLDYYEDVQFFVLHSLNERTLEAEEIDLFLSPKFLVSYHHQDKPEMEEAWQMVKAEIHSRKGWSGGPMAAAYTVMDKLVDRYFPSLYTLEDELADLESQGGNESVEELMSQVFNVRGRLLKLRRTIVPMRDLMYRIVNSQHVQSNGEERVYFGDIYDHLLKLTDMIEVDREMTADLRDSYISLNSNRMNSIMKTLTVITTVFMPLTLIAGIYGMNFRVMPELEWKYSYFAVLLLMLVLGIGMFGWFRRSGWFK; from the coding sequence ATGATACGAACACTTGCCGTAACGCATACGGGCGAGATACTGACCGATCTGCTGCTTCAGGATATTGTCCTGGATGATTATGCCTGGATCTGGGCGGATTTCGCTATGCCGACGGAGGAAGAAACCTTGAAGCTGGATACTTATTTTCATTTTCACCCGCTGGCCATTGAAGACTGTATGCATGTCTTGCAGCGGCCGAAGCTGGATTATTACGAGGACGTGCAATTCTTCGTGCTGCATTCGCTGAATGAGCGGACGCTGGAGGCCGAAGAGATCGACCTGTTCCTCAGCCCGAAATTCCTCGTCTCCTACCATCATCAGGACAAGCCGGAGATGGAGGAAGCGTGGCAGATGGTCAAAGCTGAGATTCATAGCCGCAAGGGCTGGTCGGGCGGGCCGATGGCCGCTGCTTACACGGTGATGGACAAGCTGGTGGACAGATATTTCCCGTCCCTGTATACGCTGGAGGATGAACTCGCGGATCTGGAGAGCCAGGGCGGCAACGAATCGGTGGAGGAGCTGATGAGCCAGGTCTTCAATGTGCGCGGAAGGCTGCTGAAGCTGCGGCGGACGATTGTGCCAATGCGTGATCTGATGTACCGGATCGTCAATTCGCAGCATGTGCAGAGCAATGGGGAGGAGCGGGTCTATTTCGGCGATATCTATGATCATCTGCTGAAGCTGACCGACATGATTGAAGTTGACCGGGAAATGACCGCCGACCTGCGTGACAGCTATATCTCGCTCAACTCCAACCGGATGAACTCCATTATGAAGACACTCACGGTGATTACCACGGTATTTATGCCGCTGACGCTGATTGCAGGAATCTATGGAATGAACTTCAGGGTGATGCCGGAGCTGGAATGGAAATACAGCTATTTTGCGGTGCTGCTGCTTATGCTGGTGCTGGGAATCGGAATGTTCGGCTGGTTCCGGCGGAGCGGCTGGTTTAAGTAA